A window of Pullulanibacillus sp. KACC 23026 genomic DNA:
ACTCCAAGGTCAACAACTAGACCTCCTTTAACCACATCTGCAATGGTAACCGTTAAAGTATCACCATTTTCATAATTGGCAACCAAATCATCCCATGCTTGGTCAGCCTCGACTTCTTTTTTAGATAAAATGAGTTCATCTTCGTCAAGCTTTGTTACTTTCAGTGTCACCTCGTCATCGACAGATAACACATCCTCGACTTTTTCAACGTGAAGGCTTGATAATTCGCTAATTGGCAAGATTCCATCTACTTTATAACCAACGTCAACCAAAGCGCGTTTGTCCTCAACTTTTGTCACTTTGCCTTTGACGACGTCTCCTAATGAAAGTTCATTAAACGTTGCCATTTCATTATTCATTTCTTCAACCATTGACAGTGACCTCCTCTAATTTTACCTTTGCCTCTTCTTCATTTTAGTTTACGATCATAAACTAAAGCGAGAGCCCCTAATGAGAGAATAGAATGATTTCTCTAGTTAGAGTGAATGTGACCTTTACCTCATTTTATAAGCCAGCCACTTAAATATCTATAATAAACTTCTTACAAACCACATCATTTGTCAAGCCAAGTCACTCAAATAAAATTCTTCGTCAAAAAGTGACAAAAACCATTTTGTAATCCTTAAAAAGCCTGGCAAGTTTTAGGATCAGGAAACGGATTTTTCTTCTAAAAGCTGGCCAATATGGCTCATGATAATGGCTGTTGCTTCCTGAGGTTTTCCCTTGTTAGCCTTTAATTCCGTGAAATCAATGGGTTGGCCAAATATCACCTGTGTGGGACGAAAAAGATGATAGCCTCCTTTGATCGCGACAGGGACAATCGCTGCTTCTGTCCGCAAGGCTAAAAAGCCGACACCAGCAAGCCCCTCTTTAAGCTGGCCGTTTTTGCTGCGATGACCTTCCGGGAACATAATCAGCGTCTTTCCATTGTTTAAAATCTCAATCGCCGTCTTTAAAGCTTGCCGATCACTGCTCCCTCTTTTGACAGGAAAGGCATTGAGCCGTTTGATTAGCGCGCCAAGCACAGGAACTTCAAACAATTCGGATTTTGCCATAAAACTCAGCGTTCTTGTTGTAGCCACCCCAACCAGCGGCGGATCGAAATTACTAATGTGGTTCGAGCAAAGTAAAACGCCTTGATTCTCTGGAATACGATCTAAGTTCTCATGGCCTGTTACTTTAAACCGGTATAATAGTTTAAATACTATAAAGACGATCAAACGCCCTAACTTGTAAAGCATCACCTAATCTTCGCTCCTTCAATCAGGCTTAATATCTTTTCAACCACCTCATTGATGGACAGTGAAGTCGTATCAAGCTCCACAGCATCTTCGGCCTTTACTAGAGGCGATGTTTTTCTTTCGGTATCTCTTCGATCGCGTGTCGCAATTTCTTCCTCCAATGTTTCAATGGAAGAGGGGATTCCCTTTGCGATTTGCTCTTTATAACGTCTTTCAGCCCGTTCCTTTACTGAGGCTTTTAGAAAAATTTTTACATCAGCATTCGGCAAGACGCTCGTCCCTATATCTCGCCCATCCATGACCACATTTTGACTCCTAGCAAGCATTTGTTGCTGCTCAACCATCATTTGGCGAACTTTGGCATGTTGGGCAACCATTGACACATTTTCACTGACCCAAGGTTCCCGGATTTTTTCTGTGACATCTTGATGATTCAAATACACCCGTTGTTGACCGTGATTCTGATCTAATTCAATTGTGGATGCTTCTAAAAGCTTGGCAAGCTTCTCTTCATCATCGAACTCAATTCCTTCTTCTGCCGCTTTCAAA
This region includes:
- a CDS encoding lysophospholipid acyltransferase family protein; this encodes MLYKLGRLIVFIVFKLLYRFKVTGHENLDRIPENQGVLLCSNHISNFDPPLVGVATTRTLSFMAKSELFEVPVLGALIKRLNAFPVKRGSSDRQALKTAIEILNNGKTLIMFPEGHRSKNGQLKEGLAGVGFLALRTEAAIVPVAIKGGYHLFRPTQVIFGQPIDFTELKANKGKPQEATAIIMSHIGQLLEEKSVS
- the cmk gene encoding (d)CMP kinase; this encodes MDMQVAIDGPAAAGKSTVAKIIADRLQYVYIDTGAMYRALTLKAAEEGIEFDDEEKLAKLLEASTIELDQNHGQQRVYLNHQDVTEKIREPWVSENVSMVAQHAKVRQMMVEQQQMLARSQNVVMDGRDIGTSVLPNADVKIFLKASVKERAERRYKEQIAKGIPSSIETLEEEIATRDRRDTERKTSPLVKAEDAVELDTTSLSINEVVEKILSLIEGAKIR